Proteins found in one Sphaeramia orbicularis chromosome 8, fSphaOr1.1, whole genome shotgun sequence genomic segment:
- the LOC115424528 gene encoding RING finger protein 222-like codes for MALYTEEEEEEGKECPVCYEGLSGAERTLSCGHVFCHDCLVKTLVSVTTDGNIRDTIICPICRHLTFIKKQKEALASLTTDKDVDEGQTLEVPLPLPVERIQSARRASGSALPSGCHWIARCFRGISERVRRQRLVSPSHNTSQIFIISAQGRPMGEEDALSVVMTVVQPNRRRRRRVCTTARCLLVLLSAFTVLALVAATLPWILLA; via the coding sequence atggcCTTgtacacagaagaagaagaagaagaagggaaagAGTGTCCGGTGTGTTATGAGGGTCTGTCTGGCGCAGAGCGGACTTTAAGCTGCGGACACGTCTTCTGTCATGACTGTTTGGTCAAAACACTGGTCAGCGTCACCACCGATGGAAACATCAGGGACACTATCATCTGCCCTATCTGCCGACATCTTACATTCATCAAGAAACAAAAGGAAGCGCTGGCATCTTTAACCACAGATAAGGATGTAGATGAAGGGCAGACCCTGGAGGTACCCCTACCTTTGCCGGTGGAGCGCATCCAGAGCGCACGGCGCGCGTCCGGGAGCGCATTACCGAGCGGTTGTCACTGGATCGCTCGCTGTTTTAGGGGGATTTCTGAACGGGTGCGCAGACAGAGGTTGGTCAGCCCCAGCCATAATACATCCCAGATCTTCATCATAAGCGCTCAAGGGCGACCCATGGGTGAAGAGGATGCGTTGAGCGTTGTGATGACTGTGGTCCAACCCAACCGCAGACGAAGGCGCAGGGTTTGCACGACTGCGCGGTGCCTGCTGGTTTTACTCTCAGCATTTACTGTCCTGGCACTTGTGGCTGCGACATTACCTTGGATTTTGTTGGCATAG